DNA from Lemur catta isolate mLemCat1 chromosome 7, mLemCat1.pri, whole genome shotgun sequence:
aaagtagaagaagaTATATCAATATGATATTCTAACCAAGAAACTaacctttttctgtctttatttttactgatttgattcagaacatatattttaattgtagTGAGGTTTTATGCCTCATCTTGCCAACTGCGgtatatatagaatttttttctctatataagtTATTTAGCATATGTTATAGTTGGCATATTGTACTGGTTTGGAGAGTATTCACTAAGTTTTCTTCTGAAATCTATGAAGAATATAAACTAGTTGCAGAGCATGAAGaaataaacttattaaaaataattttatgaaaaattttcttaaaactgaaaatgaatttaaattttaattcagtcTGCTGAAAGGTGAAATTATCACCTATATAAAAATTGACTAtaggctcacacctataatcccagctactcaggaggccaaggcaggaggatcggttgagcccaggagtttaagaccagcctgggcaacataacaagacttcatctctacataaaaatagaataattaggcAGTCATGGTGATACTCACCTggagtcccagccacttgggaggctgaggtgggaggatcacttgaaccccgGAGTTTAAGGTttcagtgaggtatgatgatatcatagctctctgcactctaacctgggcaacagagcaaagctctgtctcaaaaaaataaaacggACCCTAGTCTTggacattattaataataacaaggCATAATGACCTagattaaatttaacaaaactttGAATAACTTTATACTGACCTAGCATATGTAgcacattttagaaattaatagatcttttatttttctggtgtgaAATAATTACTTCAAATTAATTTGCCTCGCTGCATAGCTGCATAAGGCACAAAGTATCCCTGAGCTttgcagaatggaaaaatatttcagcTGTTgcatttactcttttaaaattgggaactttaaaaataaagcaaataccaCCCTTTGTAATTAAATCTGAAATTccctttttatatttgtattttacaaattaaaatataggccaagagcagtggctcatgcctgtaatcccagcaccttgggaggctgaggcaggagaattgcttgaggtcagaagtttgagacaagcctgggcaatgtgtagccagacctcatctctataaaaagtcttttaaaaattagctaggcatggtggtgcgcacctcacttgagcctggaagtttgagACTGGAGTGAGCGATGATGATAGCACTGCCCTCCGccctggggaacagagcagagaccctgtctccaaaaataaaaaatcgtGCACCGGAAGCTCCAGTGGTCTTGGTAATGTTCTCGTTCTTAAGTGGTAGGTTTAGTAGTTGTTTAGTATTCTGCTTTATAACTTGGATGCAacagaatatgtatatatatataacatatatatctCAAATGCTGcataataacaaattttttttttaagttactgttGTTTCAGTAAACTTGATATgcaaagaaaggcagaaaggagAGCCATTACAGGATcattttatttagccattctcTGAACAGAATTGCCTGCCTTTTTTCACTATTTCTGTTCAAAGTCAGATGCTTTTGTTTGTTGCAGGAGTTTTTTTAGGTGACTAGGAGAAAACTTTAAGGAGAACATTGATTTGTTCTACTATAAATAAGCTAAAACATTTAATAGCCAAAGTGCTTAGTAAATTAACATTTATCTTAACTTGAGGCAGTTCTTTCTGAGACTTTTTTGTTTGAATTAtcacatagaaattatttttattgtctattaGGTAACCATCTGTGATATAAAAACTTATTCACAAAATTCATTGTAAAATTAGTCATAGAGAAATCAGCCCTGAATATAATAGCATCTatattatgggtttttttgtgtaatcaaatgtttttattaattcgACTAAACATAACCAAAGTACACTGGACATGCAGgggaagaagacaagaaaattaaTGAAGAACTGGAGTCTCAAtatcaacaaagtatggacagtaAATTATCAGGAAGATATCGACGACATTGTGGACTTGGCTTCAGTGAGGTAGTAATTAACTTATTTTCATTTACTGGGAAGATAATTTTCAATTTGATACCGTTTATTTTTGTTAGATTACTCTAGCAATCAAGAATCCTATGTATACAGCTCTTTTTATAcagttacttaaaatatttttatatgcccTACTGAGTCCCTGTAGATAATCAGAAGAGATGTTTTTAAGggtttaaaaatagatttttctaataCCAGCTTAATGTAAATTCTGCTTAATCATTAGAGCACATTTTTAATAGGCATGAACAACATGTTCACAAGTTAGATGAACTATTTCATATAAGGTTAAAATACTGGTTAAGGAGAGTTCTTTTCATCACTTCTTAGCCTGTTGGCTAAGATTGAGTGTAGGAGAGTTCTTTCTCTGTTGTTTCCTAGGTGATCTCTTCACATTACAAATTAATGTGTAACCACTGTTTACTCCAAGTAATGTAATAGGCAAAACATTGATAGTTGATTTCCACATAAAGATTAGTGGTTAACttgccttatttatttaaaaaatattatttcaggaagagaacaatggttttcaaactaGGAGGATGGGGAAACAAGTGAGTGGTCTTCAGAGCTCTTTCTTAAAATCCTTCTGCAGTCTCAAGTATAAAACACATGAAATGCCTGATTCCTCAGTCTTCAGTTCTTCCCTCAGCAGTCTCTGATTATAATATAGTCTTAAAACAAAGTGGACCGTTCTTAAGCTTGGTAAAAATCGGGGTCTTTCTCAGTTTTTATActggctaatttgtttatttttaaaagagtctgTTAATTGATGTTTTAGGTAGAAGATCATGATGGAGAAGGTGATGTGGCTGgagatgatgacgatgatgatgatgattcacCTGATCCTGAAAGTCCAGATGACTCTGAAAGTGattcagagtcagagaaggaagaaTCTGCTGAAGAACTCCAAGCTACTGAGCACCCTGATGAGGTGGAGGatcccaaaaacaaaaaagatgcaaaaagcAACTATAAAATGATGTTTGTTAAATCCAGTGGTTCATAACTCCCAAACACTCAGTCTTTGTATTAAAAGTAAGCCTTATTGTTATAATGCACAGTGGAGGACTGCTTATAGAGCACAGacctttgtattataatttttaaaaaggcccttttaaataattacaaagagTGTTTGCTTTCAAATGCCATTGGTTACACTTTTATGGGCATGACTATAACCTTTTTGTAAAGAGTAAGAGttgtataaaataagaaataaatacagtACTCAACTTCCTTTCATATTAGCATCATCAACCCTCTAATCTCACCTTATTACCTCTTCAGATGCAGTTATGGGGGAGACCCTTCTTTTTGTTTGTGGTagctattttatcatttttgttccttcatatttttctcttataaaaatttGATACTGTGATATGTTCATTAGAAATACTCTTTAATTATCCTTTGTTATAGTAGAACTATTCATCCTGGATATTTCTGCTGCCAATCACAATTAATGTTAGCAAAAGATTAGATAGTTTCATCTTACTCAGCTCTTCTCTTTGGACCAAAGCAACATGAGAGCAAGTACtttcacacctattaggatggtgTAACAACTGTCATATATTTGGAATGTTATGATCCCAAGCAGTCTTTATGTAATTTGAATTACATTTTGTTAGgtttttgataaaaatttggCCAGTTTTTACAGAAGAAGTTAATTCTGTAGTCATTTAGTcctatctatttaaaaatatgtaaaactggtttggttttttttttttttttttttttagataatatgTGACCAAAGTTAGTTTTGTCCCGAAAGTctaaataaagagaaagcaatTTCCCATATTTGGTTGTGATACCTTTATCCTCATCTAAAAATGAGGAACAAGTTTATTGAACAAGAAGCTGAAATAagaaattctcttcattttatccCAGTGCTGTTATATTGATtaattactaaaaagaaatactactttctaattttattgctgCTTCTGTTGGACTGAGATTAGAATCACCTGACTCTCTGTTACGTGGTTGATTTGTACAGCCGATTAACGCAAACTGCATTATGGGTTTGTCAGTGGATCTTTGATTAATTGGGTCCAAAATCTTAATCTTTCTAAGTAATAAGTTCAAAGTCTTGAGTCAAGCCTGTGAGCTGAACTGTTACACATCTAGATACTTAGGTGTTCGCTGTGTTGGgttgttaaaaaattattcctatgTTTTGAAATTAAGAGTGCATTAGGAGTGTAGCAACTAGAACAGGTGGTTTCTGGTTGATAGACTCCATCTTGCAGTGTTTTTCACATCAAACcctcaagttttgtttttgttttttttagtttctcacattgttttaaaataggtGCTACTCTGTAGTAAAATATTGAGTCAGTGGGTGGTTGAAAATGTGTGTGACATTTAAGAAATAACTTGGTTTAAAGAAGTTTGGATTTAACAATTTTAGTTTGCCCACTGATTTTCAAATACCTAGTTTGTGGAGTTGCTCATTGCAATTTAAGTAGAAAGTGAAGACTGATTTATGTTTAAgaatggaagagggagagagagagagaatagtattatgttttaaaaagtgagtatTTTCATCAGTTCGTTGTTTAAATATGCAGGGTTGTTAAGTCTTGGTTCCGATAATGTAAATAGAAACACCGTCTTCTAAATAACTATACTAGAAGacttttttcttcatctctaattAGAGAAATTCTGATTTCAATTATTCATGTATTGGACACTAACAAAGTTCAGGGTTGTAATAAATTTAGATCTGTTGATCCATGTGGCCTAGTGTCCCAGCACCACATTAAACATCATGGTGTCTTTTAAGCATAAACATTGGGGGTTTTTTTCTTATCAAAgtggaaaaataacattaaaagaaGACTGATGTCATGCCATCTTTATCCCTACTACAAAAGAATCAGTGGTAAAACATACTATTCAGTGGAAAATTTAGTGGCAGCTTTTCCGTATCATTGATAATTGCATACCTGAAATGCACTTCTTTCAAGTGTTTACCTATATTCGAGTATTTACCTATACCAGTGGTCTCACAGTCTTTTTATTGACAGTGTATTCAGGAACAGATTGCAATGCTTATATTGGGTTCAAAGTCCTCAagtataacttttaaaatctggGAGAATTGAAAGTACAGAAAAAAGTCGAATAAGTAAACCACAGTTTGACAGCAGAAAAATAGGTCACATTCTTTGAGTAAATTTTGAGGACATTTCAGCTACCTGGTTAGCTTCAATTACTACTTACACATAGAGTGTTAGTTACATCACTTCTCTCCACTATGGCCATATCCTCTATATTTTGAATACCCAGAAACTACTTCTGAAATCACTAAAAATCTCACTTTTGACTGACTGTTCCTTTACATCagctccaaataaggtcataggCTGTTTTCACCTGCTTCATAAACCCTGTCTAGACTTATTGATGTATATCAGTTCAGTATCATGGTTGTCTGTCCTCCAGATAACCCTTCGTAATGTCATATCTTATGGAAAAATTCTAGGAAGTATCCAACCCCTTCCAAATTATTCCTGGAGAAAGAACACCAAGTGCACAAATCTTTTGTTAGtaaaaattggttttaactgacctAACACTGCCTGTAATCCCTATTTTCTCTAGTCaacttttctcccattctccttTACTGTTTAAAATCTCCACTCTGAACCTTGTtacccttcttttctttcattcttaacATGCCCTTGCCTTCTGTCTTATATAAAAGTAGAGGTCTTCAGGCAGAAATTCCCTGAACTTCACCAACTAAATCCAGAGCCATGGACAAGTATTCCACTGTGCTCTAGGGCACATCCCAACTTTACCACCTCAATGATAAACTGAGTGACCTAGAGCGTAACTTGGTCTCTCTGGGTCTCCTTTCTGGATCAGTAAAATGAAGACAGCAACAGTAACCACCTTGTatggttattgtgagaattagataAAATGAGCAAAAAGCTTTAGTGCATAGATAGGTAATATCAGTAAGTGCTGGCTACTGTTAATCCTTTGCACCTAGTGATTATCTTCCCTTGAGCCTTCCTCTCAAATCTTTTGACCCTTTTCTGTCAACATTTGTTCAAGtatttaacatctttttttttaattgctcctAGGTACCACATACTTTAGCTGTAATCCTTTCCACACctatatacaattttaataactTGTTTCTATTACTGCGTCTATTTCCCTCCCTTGCATCCCCTGCCTCCTCAATTTATTCCAATATGGCTTTTACCCACCCTTGACACAAATGCGCTGAAAACTACTTCCGTCAAGTCAGTGATTCTGATTTTCCTAAGACAGATccttttcagttcttttccttACTTGACTCGTTAGCAGTAGTTGACATTGTTAATCAGTAGAATGTACACCCTCCTGGAGTACATGAAGGGTTCAAAAGAGAACTTCCCTATCCTTTATGTCCATATGTACTTGTCCCTAAATTGATCTCCCTTGAAACAACTACCTTTACTTTCACAGCCTGTCTCCCATTAGAGGAGGGAAGGGCAGTGTTTCTCTGCCATGCCAAACCTGTGTGGAATTGTGCTGGGaataaaattctctttcaagCCTCCAAACAAAGGGACAATttgaaacattctttttaaatcattttttgtaAATTCTTCCATCTTCATGAAACATTGTTGATGTTGAGGCCTAAGTGAATCAAGTTAGATGGTTTCCAGTTAAATGCCTTTAATGAAACTGGTAGAGAACTGAATTATCCcctgatttattaaaaataaattttgatgaaagaTCACTATGATTTTTGGCCTAAAAGAGTTCAGAGGATTGAGTGAAGTTTCTAAAACCTACTATTGGCTTTTTTCATGTGAGCAAGGTTTCTCAGTGCTTTcgtcaataaaaatagaaaatggaagtTTTCTCCTTTAGGAACTCCAATTATGTGCATGCTGCATCTTCTATCCCcatgtcatttttctttattttcataactCCTATTCCTCTATTCCCCTTATTGAAATTCAAGCACTGTATACTCTATCAtcctaattttttcatttttatgattatttttaaatttttcccctgAGTCCTGCCAGCTCATACTTCATTTTTTGTTCTgtcatatcttttatttctgatgtGTACTATTATAGAAATGAATCTTCCATTAAGATATTAAAGTCATTgtgaaatgtttcataattttcaaatattttgaggcAGTATTTTTCTGGAGAGTGTTCTTcctctgccatttattttttctctctattgtagtatcatacagagcctgtggtagtttttatttttaattgtttgatcaactgcaaatatttattgagtacctgctgtgtgccaggcaccattagGCACTAGTAGTCCAGCACTGAACAAAATCAGGCCCTGCTTTAACGAACCTTACATTCTAATGGAGGGGGAGACACAAATATATCAGATGgtgataaatattaaaacaaggTAAAGATGCAATGAAATCAATAGAATAAGCTAGGGACAGCAGAGGGTTTGAGATAAGTTAAGAGAGATAGCAAGCAGGAATTAAGATCATTAGAGCCATGATATGAACTATGGATTTTACTCTGAGGAGAATGAGAAGACCTTAGAGAGTTTCTAATTACAGTGACATAATCTAATTAATAGTGCTTAGGCAGCTGTGTTAAAAATACTGTAGGGagaccgggtgcggtggctcacacaagtattcctagcactctgggaggttgaggcaggaggattgcttgaggtcaggagttcgagaccagcctaagcaagagtgggaccacatctctactaaaaattgaagaaattagatctgtctcaactaaaaatagaaaaaattagccaggcgtggtggtgctcGCCTATAGTCCagatacttggaaggctgaggcaggaggttcgtttgagcccaggaatttgaggttgctatgagccagGCTCCCACCACCATACTCTAgttcaggcaagagagcaagactgtctcaaaaaaaaaaaaaaaaatactgtaggGAGCCAACTGTGAAAATGGAGAGCACGGTTATGAAATTATGGCAGTATTCTAGGTGAGCCACAAGGGTTTGGACTAGGGTGCTAATAATGGGAGTAGTGAGAAatggattctggatatattttgaaaatagagccAACAGTATTTGCTTAAAGATTGGATGTAGCATGTGAGAGAGGAGTCCAGAATGAGCTCTTGGGAGAATGGAATCGCCATATACCTAGATGAGGAAAACTGATGACTCATCTTTAAATGAGGTTCCTCCGAGGTATTTGTAGGATTTTCATACTGGGGAGGATCCAGGCTAGCagaaatttctttaatgattcaGGATCATATGTGTGAACCTTTGTAGTCCTGCCAGTGAAGATCAGATGTTCTAGAGCTGTTCAGAATACCAGGTTTCTCTTTTTGTCCCTTCTGCCACTTTGACAGACTGGTCCTGCAAATAGCCTCACCTTTAAGAAGACACTCTGTCTGACTTTCTCAGATCCTGCAAAAACAGCCATCTGTGCTCTCTCATTCAATATGCACTACTTTTTCAACTCTTTCACTCAATTTAGAGTTAAGAGTTTCAGATGTCTCCTAGTTTTGTTGAAGCTGGAGTTTGCACTTCTgtttctcattctcctttttGCTTTTGGGTGAtttccaaaagagagaaatgacttCATTCTTCTGTCTCCAAACTGGAAGTACACATTAACTTTAACACCCAAATTACTATGGCTTGAACCCCCACTGGCTTGATTTCTGTACTTCAGCTCCCCATCCAACTCTCAGAAAGCATCCCACAATTATTTCTGGCACAGGAAAAACCAAAGGAATACCTCTTGCATGCTCCCTGCAAGGTATGCCCAGCATTACTGAACAATGCCTTCCCTGTTTTCTCCAGCTCCTACAACTTCTGTTCTCTGCCCTCAAAGCTGCTTCAGGGAGCCTAACTTGCACCACTGAAAATGGAGCCTCTTGTGCTGTTACCAGTACCAGGATGTTGCCTCCTAAGGCTGAGTTTCATATGGCAACATTTTGCCTGCCAATCTCTTCAAACTATGTGAAGCCATTTCCAAAATAATtgttatattagaaataaaagatcaGTCCTGAAAATTGAGGCATAGTTAATGTAGTAAACATGAAAATCAGCTTTGAGCTTCCAAACAGccaaagccaaagaaaaacaCACCACTCATTATAACCCACATCTCTGCTTAAACTCGTGATGGGCTTTCTTTTATCAAGCACACTAATTCTTGATATTAAGTTCCAAGGGGAACTTTTTCATGTGGGTCTTTCTTGCAACCAGAAGTGATTTTGCaacaccacctcccacccctgatCAAGTAACATTTGACAACGTTTGAggatatttttgtttgtcacaatggggaggtgctactggcatctagtggttATAACGAGGCCGGGGATGCTGCTAACCATCCTCTAATGTACAAGACAGACCCACACAACAAAGAGTTAACTGGCCCAAATGTCAATAATGTTGAGATTGAGAAACACTACCTTGGACCCAGGTAAGATGGGCTTCTGCCTTGGGGGCCCATGCTTTAAAGGGCCCTGCATATCACAAATACATCCGTGTTTATCAACGAGCACATGGGTGCCTATCACTCAGGATCTGGCACTGAGGAGGTGATGAGGAAAATTCTCCACATCTTTTGTCCTATGTCCTTGAAACAAAAGGTGACTGTTCAAATTCTGGGAACGTTGGTAGGTTTTGACACTGTGGATGTGAGAGTTAGACACTGCTTCAGAGTACAGGAGAATTAGAGTGGCAGAGGCACCTGAGAAAAGCCTAATTAATTGATTTGTCAAATCTTCATAAGGATGTAATGGAGTTTTGCATAATGTATTGTTTCCTAGGAGTGGGAAATAGAGGAGAGAGTAAAAAGGGCCAATATTCATATAATTGGGAGTCCCTGAAAGAGAAAGGACAGTATAgggaaaatctatttttaaagagatatggATGAGAATCTTCCCAAACTGACAAAAGACACCCACCCACAGATTTGAGAGTCCCTACAAAGGCCAAACAGAAGAAAgaccacccccccaaaaaaaatcacagctagGTATGTTATAGCAAAAGTGCCTTGAaccaaagagaagaagaagagtaAGTATGGCAGAGAAAGCAAAACACACTATCTTTAAGGGAACAAAAATAAGACAATTGACTtctcaacagaaaagaagccagaagaCTACATAGTGATTCAAAGCACTGAAAAAGTAACATAACGCCAACTCAGAATCCTATACCTAGTGAAAATTCCCTTCAGGAATAAAGGCAAAGAAATTTGTGTTGGCCAACCCACACAGGG
Protein-coding regions in this window:
- the C7H11orf58 gene encoding small acidic protein, which codes for MSAARESHPHGVKRSASPDDDLGSSNWEAADLGNEERKQKFLRLMGAGKKEHTGRLVIGDHKSTSHFRTGEEDKKINEELESQYQQSMDSKLSGRYRRHCGLGFSEVEDHDGEGDVAGDDDDDDDDSPDPESPDDSESDSESEKEESAEELQATEHPDEVEDPKNKKDAKSNYKMMFVKSSGS